The nucleotide sequence TGTCAAGCTCAGTTTCTGTGATCTTGAAGGAATGTGTTGCCATTTTACAGGCGTTAGGAAACAACCAACAGTCGTTAGCTATTTCAACTTGCTTAACTGAAGCTGGTGCTTTCTGAGGTGCATAGTCTTGTGCAGTGTTTTGCATATTGCTCAGCTGAAAAGGTTTGGTGGGTGGATCATTGCCATTCAGAAAGTCTCCCCAGAGATTGATACAGTTTGTGGCTGACGCTGCATCTCCTAGGACATGAGACCAGCTGTATCCAATAGCCATCCCTCCACATTTAAACCTTGTAAACTGTTCGACAAGTAGCAGTTTCAAAAGTAAGCCTGTTCGATAAGTATCAGCTTAAAACTGATTTAAAAACTATCTTGCAGTCACTACGACACTTTGAACAGCAAAAATTCAAGCCCACCGAGCAACTTCAAGTCGATTATTAATTGATTTGTACAAACTCACGCAGGGACCACGAATATTATTACAGAATCAGACACACACACTGCACACAGTGCAGTGGTTGACTGTTGGTCACCTAATTTGGAACTAGATTCCACTGAATGCGCTTGCGTTGCTATTTACTATTTACTATTTATTATTTGCAAATCCAGTAATCAAATCTGAAATATCGACTCTGTTCGATGTGTTTCTATGTCTTACTTTAAGAAATTAAGCTAAACTAGAGGCAGTCGATTTGCTAACAGCAAAGAGGAGCTGGAAATCATCACCTGGATGTAAACCAAGGGTGAGAAGGGCAGCTCTGGACCGAGGATCTTTTCCGGCACAAGGCTCCTCCACCTCGGGTCGTCCTCCGCGTCCAGCCACTCCTCCAGCGTCTTACTGCAACTGGCTTCCACGATCCTCAGTCCGCAGTCATTGCACTTGATGAAAGGCCGGCCGGCCTCCGCCCGCCGGATCCTCCCGGCGAGGGGATACAGCACGTTGAGCCACGGAAACATGGGCCTTTTGAGGTCGGTAATGGCCAGCCCGTCGACGACCTCACTCTGACTGAAGTAGTACACAGCTCTCAGGTAGTGGAGCTTCGTGACGAGGTCCATGTCGGCGAGCTCGTGCACGACGGCCTCGCCGGTGACATCGCCCGGCACGACTGTGGAGAACATGTGGCCGTAGACCGCCGACTTTTCCTGCTCGACGCCCATGGCTTGGCTCGTAGCTCTCACAAAGAATAGAATACAATACCAGACAGAGAGTGGTGCACTTATAGAGACGCGAGGGAGCGGTCGATGGCAAGAAACCTTTTGACAGAACCTGGAAACTTCAAGTAAGAAATGGATGATGCTCAACGTTAACTTCAAGATGTAAAATCGTGAATTGCTTAAAAATAGACGGAAAGCAGTAGAATCTTACGCCCATAAAGTTGATGAAACGGCAAGCTTCAAGCTTCAGCATTAATTTTTCCCTGCCACTCTGTAGATTACTCCAATTATGGCGTGAAAGAGATGAAAAAGAGTTGGGGGGCCAATCTTTATGAAGGAACCACTCTCGTGAATATTAATTATGAAACATCCTACTCTGTTCTGTTAGCTGTTGCTTTAGGCCTTCTTAGGCAAAGTTCCTTTTGGAAAGAACTTCCACCGCTCTCATCTTCGTCATGGAAATTTGCAGTGTGATTCGACTGAAACTAACCCAAAGCCAAGGAAACACACACGCAAAAAAAGGGGAAACAGTAATGGTAGTTGGGAGAATTAGGGGATATAATTAGCATTTAAAAGCTCATTTGTCTACGTGACCGATGAGTAGTGACAGACATCTGTCGATAATTATAACGGTACACCTACTAATCAGACAGCGAGTTGGCATGGGCCTCAGCCAAGATGAAGACATGTCTCTCATGCATGATGATAAGTTAAGCATTATGATTCGAATGCTGTAGTTTTAGGGGTAGGTTTAAGTTAAGACTATGATTGGCAGTTGTTTTCGAAGATGCTAACCCTTGCAGTAATGGAGTGTGATGTGGCGATAAAAGGGGCCCATCAAGCGTGAGTCAAAGGTGGAGATGGCAGCCGACGTAGAAATTAAAGTTAAGATAGTCAACGACGGTCAATGGTTCCACCAAAGATGACCGAGTGGAAAGCGACTCCAATCGTCGATCAGGCATGAATTGTTCGATCGGCCAAGCGGCTTGTTTGAGCGGATCGTCCGTCTGGCCAGGAACACTACGACAAAAACATCAGATGCTCATTACGGATTGGAGCAATACTAAGGCGACTGGAGGGTTTGTCCGATCGGGCGGAGATAATCTACTGAACCAAGTCATTGTGGGAGCAAAGTAGCAGAGGTTGACCGAGCAGAGGAGTCCCGGCGGAGCGACTATCCCACTTAGCTGAACAGTGGGATCATTCCTGTATCTCTTAATATCCCTTTAGAAGATAATGTCGCTGACAGCAGGGCATGTGTAACAAACGGATCGTATGACAGAAGCTTCTATTGTCTTGCTAGGAATTTACATgctctgttaaggtatggtgtcagagacacttttccgacatgtcctttcatagggCAGTTTAGAGAAAGTGCCCATGCCTTGAAGAGTGTGCATGTCATCCATTAAAGCACTATATAAGGGGGGTCCATATACCGGTGGAGATACACGTTATTCATTattcacaaaaaaaaatatggaatcgttacatcagcggcccccctagagccgatcccacggatatggagagagGTAAATGCAAGTACACAGTTGAAAGCGCATGTCAGAGACATTAACCCCAGGCCATAAtaccccgaggatcgaaccctggacctctCGGCCACAAGACCATGCACCTCCAACTGTGTTACGCGCTGGGGACAACACTATTCACTATTCATGCATATGTTTACTGTTGCTATTCTTTCTTCTACTATTCCGATGACTGATTGAAACGTCGGAGGGCTAACATCAGAACCCATTCCATGGCCCGATAGGAATATTTCTTGTGCTGCAAAGCGGAACAGAATCTACACACGATCAACCTAGAAGCCACATCTTAACTAGTATTTTTCATGATTTTCAGACCGGATCAAAGTCCATGATAACTTCGCTGCAACTCTTTTTTTACCTTTTTCACTATCACTATTTCAACCTGATtcatataattatatataaacttgtGTTTGTCaagttttagatttttttgaaGTGAGATTCTGAATCACATAATAAAAAGCTCATGCCTGATCAAACTCTAAATGTGCGCCATATATCGGTCTATTCAGTGTGATTCAAATGCGAAGATTTTCAGTGCGCGATAACAACAGTTAACAGCTTCAGCTAGTGATTTGCAAGGCTTGAAAGCTTAGTGCAATAATTTTGttctttttttagaaaattagagtacatttggattttgTTTTAATATGAATTTTATTGACTTGATTGATAAGACAAAAATCTGTAAACGACTAACTATGGATGCTCTTAAAAACGAGAGACAGAAGAGGCAGAAAGTTCAGTTTCAATTCTCTTAAAGCAATATCTCCGAATATCTTTAAAATTAGACCAGATCAATCAATCAAGGTATTAATATGAAAATATGTTTATTTTTGTTATATCTAATTTGGATCCATTCAATTCATTTGTTTGATTCGATTTATGATGGACTAAACCGTAGGCAACTTGTATGAGCTGCCGTATAAATTGGTTGATCTGtcgatttattaaaattaaagttttcaaTAGTAGATACAATTTAATTAGTTGATGTGatgtttaaaatataattaataaaaaaaagcaaaaaatgTAACATGAAATGGATGATACGAATTAATCTGtttacatatatttttttttctttcgaaaTTTCTTATTGCATATAGCTTCGTATCATAGGGACTAGGGAGGATTGTTACTTTTGTCTTTGGAAAACGTGTTTTGCTCACCCGTGGCTCTATCAGTCTGTCTCATATAAACATTAAAGAGATAAAACATAAGTAATTATTAGTGTTGAATAGCACATGAAAAAAGATAAACATTTTATCCCTGTACCTAATCCACCATGAAACTTGAAACAAAGAGAATTTAATGAATCTTAAAAATTTgtagaattattttttaaaacatataattaattatatattatctTATACATTTTAATATCAGTTCAGCTATGttcgatttaaattttaaaattaatttttatatattataatttaaaatttagtaggcttataaggttaaattttaaaaaacaagATGCAAGTTCTTGACTGCCCTCGAAAAAACGTAAATCTTATTGgatcccgtggttattttgatgtgatcaaccaagttaggttatatcatgtttagttttgatccctgtgtctaagtgtgcaggagcttaggaagttgagcggaagacgcagctagcgagaaagacgacacgagaagggagccgacgggctcggtgtgtccgagggacgaaagagctgcggaagagtacaccggtggacgagaagaacgtacgcgacgttcaagGAACGAGAAGTTGGAGTGgaaatctgctcgaggagaaggccgaaaattgggttcggatgagccctatttcagttggctgtAATCACCTAAGCGTTTgaagcttcggaagaagaaaaagagtcaaaaggagctggaaaagcaagctgaaggcgccctcaacgcaGTGTTGAAAGCGCCTCCGCCTTCTATAGGCGGGAGGGAGCCCTCCAtgccttgagggcgccctccatagcgtctgaggtgccctcaatgccattgagggTGTCCTCAAACCAGCCAACGTGATCGTTTCACAtttggataaagctttatccaaaTGCCTCgcctggaggcgccctccacccCTTGGAAGGCACCCTCAAGACTTTAGATAGAATTTTcatgagctataaaaaggcccatgGAGCTAGTAATTAAAgaatcaactcttgtactaactttCTAGCAACGCttaagagcttttagtgtgtaaaaggcttctccgccttcaaagaaggagattcttattgagctgttcaaccgccttggattaacaaccaccaggttgtaaccaagtaaaatccctGAGTCTTCTTTAgttctatttattattttataattgttgCATTTAAAAGTTGAAAGATCGAGGAGggcatctttttctttttcaggcaattcactcctcccctcttgccgacccgttacgctaacaagtggtatcagagcccaacagtctCAGAATGACTAACCGTCATCTGAAGCAGCAAATATCAAAACGGTGGCCGGTGCAAGTATTCATCCCTCGAAGTTCGACAAAGACTTCGCAACATGGAAATGCCGAATAAAGGtatttttaaaacggatttcgatattttattaacaatgaaatacggttttgtagcaCATATGGATCAGCAAGGAGCCgagaaagaagaatatcagtggatgaagaaagagcaagccgatttcgtgacGAACGggaaagcagagttccatctgctcagcgtccTTCCACTCCAGGAGGTCAACCGAATCGGCAGCTACGTCTCtgccaaagatctctgggagaagttcctcgagctccATTAAGGTACTTCAGAAGTGAAGTTAGTAaggcgggacatcctccgaactcaactaacaaatctccaaatgaacaatggagaaaaggtagcgtaCCTCCAAACACGAATCAAGGAGTTGATAACTCAGCTAAATAATCTTGGAGAATCAGTAACAAACCGAAATTCGATCCAGTATGCGCTCAACGCATTCCCAATAACTTCAGAATGAACGTCCTTAGTAGATACATACTACATCTCTATGAACTTTGAGATAAGTAcgctagaaaatctattttctacctttgaacttcacgaatctcgaattacaGATTCAAAAGACATAGAAAAGACAAACCTCAATGTTGCCCTAAAGGCAAGGACGGAAGATCAAGAGTCCGAGACATCCATTGATGAAGACTAAATGACTCTACTGGTAAAAaggttcaataaatttcttaagtctaataagtttaaatcgcaGTCAAGAAGGCATCATCGAAACAAAAAGTACTgttcgatgctacaactgtaacgaagaagggcacatcaaggatgattgcccaaaattgaaggaaAAGGACAAAAACCCAACTTCCTCCAAATACAAGACcttgaaggccacatgggattATTCTTCATCCTCTGATTCCGAGGTAGCAACTTTCTCGAGACTAGCgctaatggccaaccatcaagaagaagataagaccagctcagagatgagcataaatgaagggggaagatcagaagaagaaagttacgatgaagggggagcatcagaaattgaggtaagtaaggtacgtgctttATCTTCCAAAcagttctttaaatttattaaaagtctTACTAAAGATCAAGttaaactataaaaggaaaatgctgaattaaaattgaatttagcaaaagcatgtcctcttcaattgtatgataatctaaagttagaaaatgaaaaattaaaaatagaaatcgaaaaattgaaaaatgattatgcatgcttgaataactttcaaaaatcaaaacttagaatttattgaaaattaaactagtacataagaaaacatcaaggacgacttagaaaaattctaaaaaattatgtACCTCTTAAGTTTTTGATTAATATAGTAGGAAGAAATCTATACTGTATTCCAAAATCTTATCTAGATTAAACCTTTTGttaattaaggctttcagaagaaattaaatgtttaaattccttaaaagactttgtctagaagtggttgatgatctaataaccaagaagacctaataCCTGCTACAGCCTGGAAGCCGATtaatgaattgaatatttaattaacaaattgATAAACAATTTAGATAATGCTTTTTTGTCAATTACTTGAAAATTTCACAACTAAtaatttctttcaaaaattatattcAATGATTTTTCCCTGTCAATGTTTTTTTACTCTgtcaatatttttttacttaaaaattgtgttaatttttttttaaactcaaaTGATTTTATACCTAAAAACATGCATTTATAGTTAAAAATTGTTTATTAGAAGATGTGCAcactatttttttatgtgatcaaaaggggaaagATAAGTATAAGTTCAGATGGAGTTagagtttagggggagttagaatattttgtattttaaaaattctgaatttttcAATTCATTTTATATACTTAGTAT is from Zingiber officinale cultivar Zhangliang chromosome 7B, Zo_v1.1, whole genome shotgun sequence and encodes:
- the LOC122004906 gene encoding protein ECERIFERUM 26-like, yielding MGVEQEKSAVYGHMFSTVVPGDVTGEAVVHELADMDLVTKLHYLRAVYYFSQSEVVDGLAITDLKRPMFPWLNVLYPLAGRIRRAEAGRPFIKCNDCGLRIVEASCSKTLEEWLDAEDDPRWRSLVPEKILGPELPFSPLVYIQFTRFKCGGMAIGYSWSHVLGDAASATNCINLWGDFLNGNDPPTKPFQLSNMQNTAQDYAPQKAPASVKQVEIANDCWLFPNACKMATHSFKITETELDKEQKGQKLQFELIAALFWSCLSKIQSGKELKLATICRHGTQAKCSDMLSNNIRTSTVKLDSSAASVGLFRLANLIVEQELDELESVEQLVDRNSGKPDFLLYGANLTFVDMRGINLFGLELKGQKPVKVDLSIDGVGDEGAVLVLPCPQRSDVTVMVILPEDQIPKLRRVLDSEFGIA